In a single window of the Flavobacterium ammoniigenes genome:
- a CDS encoding type IX secretion system membrane protein PorP/SprF has translation MNFKTNYILILIIAVLGFANEIFAQQDAQYTQYMYNPMNVNPAYAGTRDVLSIFGMHRTQWVGLDGAPVTNTFSLHSPIKEGKYGIGISVMSDKIGPIDESSLSIDYAYKLNLSNSILSFGLKGHFNLLNIDYSKLDIYDTSDNQFMNDVENKFSPNIGAGLYWYSDQYYVGLSVPRILETKYYNNTNFSSTARERMHYYIMGGYVFDLNNNIKFKPAILSKIVSGAPVQLDLTANFMFYDKFIIGGAYRLDAAYSLMAGFQVSNKILIGYAYDKEISKLSNFNSGSHEIFLRFELFENSTNVFNPRFF, from the coding sequence ATGAATTTTAAAACAAATTATATTCTAATTTTAATTATTGCTGTGTTAGGATTTGCAAACGAAATTTTTGCTCAACAGGATGCACAATACACACAATATATGTATAATCCTATGAATGTAAATCCTGCATATGCTGGTACTAGAGATGTTTTGAGTATTTTTGGCATGCATAGAACACAATGGGTTGGTTTAGATGGCGCGCCGGTTACCAATACATTTTCATTACATTCGCCTATAAAAGAAGGTAAATACGGAATAGGTATCTCTGTAATGTCTGATAAAATCGGACCTATAGATGAGAGCTCTCTTTCAATAGATTACGCCTATAAATTAAATTTATCAAATTCAATTCTTTCGTTTGGTTTAAAAGGACATTTTAATCTGTTAAATATAGATTATTCAAAATTAGATATTTATGACACATCTGACAATCAGTTTATGAATGATGTAGAAAATAAATTTTCTCCAAATATAGGCGCCGGATTATACTGGTACTCTGATCAATATTATGTAGGATTATCTGTACCTCGTATTTTAGAGACTAAGTATTATAATAATACAAATTTTTCATCTACCGCCAGAGAAAGAATGCATTATTACATAATGGGAGGGTATGTTTTTGATTTAAACAATAACATTAAGTTTAAACCTGCAATCTTATCAAAAATTGTTTCAGGAGCACCAGTTCAACTAGATTTGACTGCAAATTTCATGTTTTATGATAAGTTTATTATTGGAGGTGCTTATAGATTAGATGCTGCTTACAGTTTAATGGCTGGTTTTCAGGTTTCCAATAAGATATTAATTGGTTATGCTTATGACAAAGAAATATCTAAACTTTCTAATTTCAATTCTGGTTCTCATGAAATTTTCTTGAGATTTGAATTATTCGAAAATTCTACAAATGTATTTAACCCAAGATTCTTTTAA
- a CDS encoding gliding motility-associated C-terminal domain-containing protein: protein MFISPNYKFRKINFILLLTFLFYSQLSIAQCTLLTPLGSSFRPNCSGDSDGIIRITNIGSLPADNTTQYFVRRLTLDGSAVDPSNPNPIAVPIGQTTIDITGFAAGSYRFDVIKEGCLNSSSNDVTVTVQNPATAGAGFSSAINNVLCDNSISYVFSIQVPIVTTTYTWTLRNSANQILTATTPTTQTLGGGGIAYIDSPIINIPISFFNNTSSVNLILSDPCRTWLNINIANPTTTAFKMNKSTNVASGIDDYRINRITSGCNRGYQIRRDRWLMTNPITVQVRETGNPTAIPNDFLGNPINDRTYNVLLKTNAVTNSVDRLATTTTLLPAIDTGITGLKYGTSYTITYTDACSPSRVFTETVIENETSRVLTFSCDAPNNGADIFMDDLLGLTITGTGNDLTFLNNPKLTILSGPATFTTQSGKHPAQTYAISYPYEPFVSWPTSQGIARITLPPGEYRIRITDNCGFTQENTISILQTCPTLSVGLSHTVNYCAATIPNTANVVVNLTANMLSRIRYKLYNSANTVVAGTGSDSGNFLLNQPQQLTFNNLAPGTYTFRYGLANGFTLPFISSSGISLNRYTDGFIYEYDIVVAPTNFSVSTVVACANSAVVNVTGGSTPYQYSLLDASGTTIVQPQQPANTFTGLLVGTTYTAKVRDGCGLEASRVFTVTQPAAPTIGTVTQVACPTPVTSSIQLTGLPVDVTAPINNYTITTSPGGATFSANTATYSVTGLPAGSYTFTATVDGCASNASSAAVINALPVCPTAVNDVRGYVVGSPATVSVLSNDTSDSALNPASVSIVGGTDANSDGFNDTIVVSGQGTWNVNTATGQITFTPLVSFTGSPTSISYTVRDVDGDLSNVATISLTTIGTTHTTLCSVDAITYTVKVRVNIGIAPYTASGSGAPGTWIGNEWTSGPIQNGTPYSVTITDSNLPINNVAVISDVSPYCCAFDIACPTFPVTTVQCYADIPTATSLTEAEFEVLGNGNGRIGNFPCGVIEISAFNSADSGTCIQTVTRTYRITEYDDTNDNNIRDIGENTVLNTIDCTQTISVQDTTAPAFVEALPANVTVECTAIPTAPVLTATDNCGAATVSYNQVRANGTCPNSYTLTRTWTATDDCGLTTVHTQTITVQDTTAPTFVQALPANVTVECSAIPTTPVLTATDNCGTATVSYNELRTNGSCSNSYTLTRIWTATDACGLTTVHTQTITVQDTTAPTFVEALPANVTVECSAIPTAPVLTATDNCGTATVSFNETTTALPSTCSNYTLTRTWVATDLCGLTTTHVQTLIVQDTTAPTFVEALPANVTVECSAIPTAPVLTATDNCGTATVSYNETTTALPSTCSNYTLTRTWVATDLCGLTTTHVQTLIVQDTTPPSFVETLPANVIVECSAIPTAPVLTATDNCGTATVSYNELRTNGSCSNNYTLTRTWTATDICGLTTVHTQTITVQDTTAPTFVEALPANVTVECTAIPTAPVLTATDNCGTATVSFNELRTNGSCSNNYTLTRTWTATDICGVTNVHIQTITVQDTTPPTFVEALPANVTVECNAIPTAAVLTAIDNCGTATVAYNEVRTNGTCINNYILTRTWTAVDICGVTNVHTQTITVQDTTPPVFVEALPANITVECNAVPTAVVLTATDNCGVANVTYSQVRTRGRCPNSFSLARTWTATDSCGLTTVHIQTITVEDSTAPTFVEALPTNVTVECNAIPTAAVLTATDNCGTAVVTFNQVRTNGSCPNNYILTRTWTAADACGLITVHTQTITVQDNTPPVFVESLPARITIDCNELLVGAAALLTATDNCGLAAVVYTDIITSGNCANNYTLLRTWTATDACGLTAIQTQTITVQDNTPPNFVEPLPTNVTVDCNAVPTAAVLTAKDNCGTATVTYNEIRTDGTCINSYILNRTWTATDACGLTRVHTQTISVQDTIAPIFVEALPSDITIECNSVPTAVVLTATDNCGTATVTYNEVTTPDSCSNNYTLIRTWTATDQCGNSTTHSQRVNFACHVKIWNAVSPNGDGKNDIFFLEGIDCYPNNTVEIFNRWGVRVFEATGYDNISKVFTGYSDGRSTVSRNELLPTGVYFYILKYEYSNDKQTGIQNIEKSGNLYILNK, encoded by the coding sequence ATGTTCATATCTCCTAATTATAAATTTAGAAAAATTAATTTTATATTACTTTTAACTTTTCTTTTTTATTCTCAACTGTCTATTGCACAATGTACTCTGTTAACTCCATTAGGAAGTTCTTTTAGACCAAATTGCTCAGGAGATAGTGATGGTATAATTAGAATAACTAATATTGGTAGTCTTCCTGCAGACAATACTACTCAATATTTTGTGAGGCGATTAACACTAGACGGTAGTGCTGTAGACCCTAGTAATCCTAACCCTATAGCAGTTCCTATAGGTCAAACTACTATTGACATTACAGGTTTTGCTGCTGGAAGTTATCGTTTTGATGTTATTAAAGAAGGATGTTTAAATTCATCTTCTAATGATGTCACTGTAACCGTTCAAAATCCTGCAACTGCTGGAGCAGGTTTTTCATCTGCTATTAATAATGTTTTATGTGATAATTCAATTAGTTATGTATTTTCAATTCAAGTACCAATTGTAACTACCACTTATACATGGACACTTAGAAATAGTGCTAATCAAATCCTGACGGCTACAACTCCGACTACACAAACATTAGGAGGGGGAGGTATAGCTTATATTGATTCCCCTATTATTAATATTCCTATTTCTTTCTTTAACAACACCTCCTCCGTTAATTTGATTCTTTCTGATCCTTGTAGGACATGGTTAAACATAAATATTGCAAATCCTACAACTACTGCTTTTAAAATGAATAAATCAACCAATGTTGCTAGTGGTATTGATGATTATAGGATTAATCGAATAACTTCAGGTTGTAATAGAGGGTATCAAATAAGAAGAGATAGATGGTTAATGACCAATCCTATTACAGTACAAGTTAGAGAGACTGGCAATCCAACGGCTATTCCTAATGATTTTCTTGGAAATCCAATAAACGATAGAACTTATAACGTTTTACTTAAAACTAATGCAGTTACAAATAGTGTAGATAGATTAGCTACTACTACTACTTTACTACCGGCTATTGATACTGGAATAACAGGTTTAAAATATGGTACAAGCTATACCATAACCTATACTGATGCTTGCAGCCCCAGCAGAGTATTTACTGAAACTGTAATAGAAAATGAAACTTCACGGGTATTAACTTTCAGTTGTGATGCACCAAATAATGGGGCTGATATCTTCATGGATGATCTTCTTGGTTTGACTATAACTGGAACAGGTAATGATTTAACTTTTTTGAACAATCCCAAGTTAACCATATTAAGTGGTCCAGCAACATTTACAACGCAATCGGGTAAACATCCTGCACAAACCTATGCTATTAGTTACCCTTACGAACCTTTTGTCTCTTGGCCAACAAGTCAGGGTATTGCTAGGATAACTCTCCCGCCAGGAGAATATAGAATACGTATTACAGACAATTGTGGTTTTACTCAAGAAAATACTATATCTATTCTACAAACTTGTCCTACTCTTAGTGTAGGTTTAAGTCATACCGTAAATTATTGCGCGGCCACTATACCTAATACTGCAAATGTTGTCGTTAATTTGACTGCAAATATGCTTAGTCGTATTAGATATAAGTTATATAACTCAGCTAATACGGTAGTGGCTGGAACTGGTTCTGATAGTGGTAATTTTTTATTAAATCAACCTCAACAGCTAACTTTTAACAATTTAGCACCTGGAACTTATACTTTTCGATATGGATTAGCAAATGGTTTTACTCTACCTTTTATTAGTAGCTCTGGTATTTCTTTAAATAGATATACTGATGGTTTTATTTATGAATATGATATTGTTGTAGCGCCCACTAATTTTTCAGTTAGCACAGTTGTAGCGTGTGCAAACTCTGCTGTTGTAAATGTAACTGGAGGTAGTACTCCCTATCAATATAGCTTATTAGACGCTAGTGGTACTACTATTGTGCAACCACAACAACCAGCCAATACTTTTACAGGTTTATTAGTCGGAACTACATATACAGCTAAAGTTAGAGATGGTTGTGGTTTAGAAGCTTCTAGAGTTTTCACTGTAACACAACCTGCAGCGCCAACAATTGGTACTGTAACACAGGTTGCATGTCCTACACCTGTAACTAGTTCCATTCAATTAACAGGCTTACCAGTAGATGTTACAGCACCAATTAATAACTATACAATAACTACCTCACCAGGTGGGGCAACTTTTTCGGCAAATACAGCAACTTATTCAGTAACAGGATTACCAGCAGGAAGCTACACATTTACAGCCACGGTAGATGGTTGTGCCTCAAATGCATCAAGTGCTGCAGTTATAAATGCATTACCAGTTTGCCCAACAGCAGTAAATGATGTGAGAGGTTATGTTGTGGGTTCACCAGCAACAGTAAGTGTTTTATCAAACGATACTAGTGATTCTGCATTAAATCCAGCTTCAGTAAGTATTGTAGGAGGTACAGATGCTAATTCAGATGGATTCAATGATACAATAGTGGTTTCAGGTCAAGGAACTTGGAATGTAAATACAGCAACAGGACAAATAACATTTACGCCATTAGTTAGTTTTACAGGTTCGCCAACATCAATTTCTTATACAGTCCGTGATGTAGATGGAGATTTATCAAATGTAGCTACAATATCCTTAACAACTATTGGCACTACTCATACTACTTTATGTAGTGTAGATGCTATAACATATACCGTTAAAGTGAGAGTAAATATTGGTATAGCACCATATACCGCCTCAGGTAGCGGAGCTCCTGGCACATGGATTGGTAATGAATGGACTTCAGGCCCTATCCAAAATGGCACACCTTATAGTGTTACAATAACAGATAGTAATTTACCCATTAATAACGTTGCCGTAATTTCAGATGTTTCACCATACTGTTGTGCTTTTGACATAGCTTGTCCTACATTTCCAGTTACTACTGTTCAGTGTTATGCAGATATCCCAACTGCTACTTCATTAACTGAAGCCGAATTTGAAGTGCTAGGAAATGGAAATGGTAGAATTGGTAATTTTCCATGTGGTGTAATTGAAATTTCTGCTTTCAATAGTGCTGATTCAGGTACATGTATTCAAACAGTAACCCGTACTTATAGAATTACTGAATATGACGATACAAATGATAATAACATTAGAGATATTGGAGAAAATACAGTTTTAAACACTATAGATTGTACACAAACTATATCTGTACAAGACACCACAGCTCCTGCTTTTGTAGAAGCTTTACCAGCTAATGTAACAGTAGAGTGTACTGCAATTCCAACAGCACCTGTGTTGACCGCTACAGATAATTGTGGAGCGGCTACTGTATCTTACAACCAAGTAAGAGCAAATGGTACCTGTCCAAACAGCTATACCTTAACCAGAACATGGACTGCCACCGATGATTGCGGGTTGACTACTGTACATACACAAACTATAACCGTACAAGACACCACAGCTCCAACTTTTGTACAAGCTTTACCGGCTAATGTAACAGTAGAGTGTAGTGCAATTCCAACGACACCTGTGTTGACCGCTACAGATAATTGTGGTACAGCTACTGTGTCTTACAATGAACTAAGAACAAATGGTTCCTGTTCAAACAGCTATACATTAACCAGAATATGGACTGCCACTGATGCTTGCGGGTTGACTACTGTACATACACAAACTATAACCGTACAAGACACCACAGCTCCAACTTTTGTTGAAGCTTTACCAGCCAATGTAACAGTAGAGTGTAGTGCAATTCCAACGGCACCAGTGTTGACGGCTACCGATAATTGTGGTACAGCTACTGTGTCTTTCAATGAAACAACAACTGCTTTACCAAGTACATGTTCAAATTATACTCTTACAAGAACTTGGGTAGCTACAGACTTATGTGGATTAACAACGACTCACGTACAAACTTTAATCGTACAAGACACCACAGCTCCTACTTTTGTAGAAGCTTTACCAGCCAATGTAACAGTAGAGTGTAGTGCAATTCCAACGGCACCTGTGTTGACGGCTACCGATAATTGTGGAACAGCTACTGTATCTTACAATGAAACAACAACTGCTTTACCAAGTACATGTTCAAATTATACTCTTACAAGAACTTGGGTAGCTACAGACTTATGTGGATTAACAACGACTCACGTACAAACTTTAATCGTACAAGACACCACACCTCCTAGTTTTGTTGAAACTTTACCGGCTAATGTAATAGTAGAGTGTAGTGCAATTCCAACGGCACCTGTGTTGACCGCTACAGATAATTGTGGAACAGCTACTGTGTCTTACAATGAACTAAGAACAAATGGTTCCTGTTCAAACAACTATACTTTAACCAGAACATGGACTGCCACTGATATTTGTGGGTTGACTACCGTACATACACAAACTATAACCGTACAAGACACCACAGCTCCTACTTTTGTTGAAGCTTTACCGGCTAATGTAACAGTAGAGTGTACTGCAATCCCAACGGCACCTGTGTTGACCGCTACAGATAATTGTGGAACAGCTACTGTATCTTTCAATGAACTAAGAACAAATGGTTCCTGTTCAAACAACTATACATTAACCAGAACATGGACTGCTACTGATATTTGTGGAGTAACTAATGTTCATATACAAACAATAACAGTACAAGACACCACACCTCCTACTTTTGTAGAAGCTTTACCAGCTAATGTAACAGTAGAGTGTAATGCAATTCCAACGGCAGCAGTTTTAACTGCTATTGACAATTGTGGAACAGCAACTGTAGCGTACAATGAAGTAAGAACGAATGGTACATGTATAAATAATTATATTCTAACAAGAACATGGACTGCTGTTGATATTTGTGGAGTAACTAATGTACATACACAAACCATTACAGTTCAAGATACTACTCCTCCAGTTTTTGTAGAAGCCTTGCCAGCTAATATAACTGTAGAGTGTAATGCAGTACCGACAGCAGTAGTATTAACTGCTACTGATAACTGTGGAGTTGCTAATGTAACATACAGTCAAGTTAGAACACGTGGAAGATGTCCAAACAGCTTTTCATTAGCAAGAACTTGGACTGCAACAGATTCTTGTGGCTTAACAACAGTACATATACAAACTATAACGGTTGAAGATTCAACAGCACCTACTTTTGTAGAAGCTTTGCCAACAAATGTAACTGTAGAGTGTAATGCAATTCCAACAGCAGCAGTATTAACTGCTACTGACAATTGTGGTACAGCTGTTGTAACTTTCAATCAAGTAAGAACTAACGGTTCATGTCCTAACAATTATATTTTAACAAGAACTTGGACCGCTGCTGATGCTTGTGGTTTAATTACAGTACATACACAAACCATTACAGTTCAGGACAACACACCTCCAGTATTTGTAGAATCCTTACCAGCTAGAATAACGATAGACTGTAATGAATTACTTGTAGGAGCAGCTGCATTACTAACTGCTACAGATAATTGTGGTTTGGCTGCTGTAGTCTATACCGATATTATAACTTCAGGAAATTGCGCTAATAACTACACATTATTAAGAACATGGACAGCTACAGATGCATGCGGTTTAACAGCAATACAAACGCAAACCATTACAGTTCAAGATAACACACCTCCTAACTTTGTAGAGCCTTTACCAACAAATGTAACGGTTGATTGTAATGCAGTACCTACAGCAGCAGTTTTAACTGCGAAAGACAATTGCGGTACAGCCACTGTAACTTATAACGAAATTAGAACCGATGGAACCTGCATAAACAGTTATATTTTAAATAGAACATGGACAGCTACAGATGCTTGTGGTTTAACAAGGGTACATACACAAACTATATCAGTTCAAGATACAATAGCTCCAATTTTTGTAGAAGCTTTACCTTCCGATATCACAATTGAGTGTAATTCAGTTCCCACCGCAGTTGTTTTAACCGCTACGGATAATTGCGGTACAGCAACAGTTACATATAATGAAGTAACAACTCCTGATAGCTGTTCAAATAATTATACATTAATTAGAACCTGGACTGCTACTGACCAATGCGGTAATTCAACGACACACTCACAACGTGTTAACTTTGCTTGTCATGTAAAGATTTGGAATGCAGTTTCACCTAATGGTGATGGTAAAAACGACATTTTTTTTCTAGAAGGAATTGATTGTTATCCAAATAATACAGTTGAAATTTTTAATAGATGGGGAGTAAGAGTTTTTGAAGCGACAGGTTATGATAATATTTCTAAAGTTTTCACTGGCTACTCTGATGGAAGAAGTACAGTTTCAAGAAATGAATTATTACCAACTGGTGTTTATTTCTATATATTAAAATATGAGTATAGTAATGATAAACAAACAGGAATTCAAAACATTGAAAAGTCTGGTAATTTATATATCCTTAACAAATAG
- a CDS encoding OmpA family protein, with translation MKKYFAIILLFLSFCAFSQNKAKGNSKYDKLAYIDAIEVYENVAKKGLKSKELFEKLGNAYYFNGMLDKSKIWYDKLFEFTSDIDAEYYFRYAQSLKAVRDYDKADIMMEQFFQLTNDYRGELYIKNKLYLKEIKGNQERYKIENAGINSSESDYGSYFLGNKMYFVSSRKFVKNTNKLDSWTNQNFTNLMSAEFDSIANVVHIDELTDEINTKYHESSLIFTKDGKTMYFTRNNYYKKKIGYNEKKIVLLKLYKASLINNKWDKIIELPFNSDEYNIAHPALSNDEKTMYFASDMPGGYGESDLYKISINDDGTFGKPINLGPKINTKSRETFPYINKSDELYFASDGHVGLGGLDLFKSIPDKNGEFTLFENLGEPVNSEKDDFGFSESPFEKIFFISSNRNGGKGYDDIYKLIEQDKPEEIVLEQIVVDANTRKPLENVKISIYDSNYNLINETVTDNLGGFKTSKIRKDREYIIKIEYPDYFTSEKRYKGNDYVVKGVLPINPKLIAVDYGDDLIKLLNLSIYFDLDKYFIRPDAEVELAMLIKVMLKYPQLKVHIKSHTDSRQSDSYNLKLSDLRAKATRNYMIKKGVPKDRISAKGYGETELLNKCSNGVPCSKEEHQLNRRSEFIIIK, from the coding sequence ATGAAAAAATATTTTGCAATTATATTACTTTTTTTAAGTTTTTGTGCTTTTTCACAAAATAAGGCAAAAGGAAATTCTAAATATGATAAACTAGCCTATATAGATGCAATTGAAGTCTATGAGAATGTGGCAAAAAAAGGACTCAAATCAAAAGAATTATTTGAAAAACTTGGAAACGCATACTATTTTAATGGAATGTTAGACAAGTCTAAAATCTGGTATGATAAACTTTTTGAATTTACAAGTGATATAGATGCAGAATACTATTTTAGATATGCCCAATCATTAAAAGCTGTCAGAGATTATGATAAAGCAGACATAATGATGGAACAATTTTTTCAACTAACTAATGATTATAGAGGTGAGTTATACATCAAAAATAAGTTATATTTAAAAGAAATTAAAGGAAATCAAGAAAGATATAAAATTGAAAATGCAGGTATTAATTCTTCAGAGTCTGATTATGGTTCCTATTTTTTAGGTAATAAAATGTACTTTGTTTCTTCTAGAAAATTTGTAAAAAATACAAATAAACTAGATAGCTGGACAAATCAAAATTTTACTAATCTCATGTCTGCAGAATTTGATTCAATTGCTAATGTTGTTCATATTGATGAGTTAACAGATGAAATAAATACCAAATACCATGAGTCTTCTTTAATTTTTACGAAAGATGGGAAAACCATGTATTTTACAAGAAATAATTATTACAAAAAGAAAATCGGATATAATGAAAAAAAAATAGTCTTATTGAAACTTTATAAAGCTTCATTAATTAATAATAAATGGGATAAAATAATTGAACTTCCGTTCAATAGTGATGAATATAATATTGCTCATCCAGCACTTAGTAATGATGAAAAGACTATGTATTTTGCGTCAGATATGCCAGGTGGTTATGGAGAATCAGACTTGTACAAAATATCAATTAATGATGACGGAACTTTTGGCAAACCAATTAATTTAGGTCCAAAAATAAATACAAAATCAAGAGAAACATTTCCTTACATAAATAAGAGTGATGAACTATATTTTGCCTCCGATGGTCACGTTGGTTTGGGTGGATTAGATTTGTTTAAATCTATACCAGATAAGAACGGTGAGTTTACTCTGTTCGAAAATTTAGGTGAACCTGTAAATAGTGAGAAAGATGATTTTGGATTTTCCGAAAGCCCCTTTGAAAAGATTTTTTTTATTTCCTCTAACAGAAATGGTGGAAAAGGCTACGATGATATTTACAAGTTAATAGAACAAGATAAGCCAGAAGAAATTGTTCTTGAACAAATTGTAGTAGATGCCAATACAAGAAAACCTCTTGAAAATGTGAAAATTAGCATATATGATTCAAATTATAATTTGATTAATGAGACAGTAACTGATAACCTAGGGGGATTTAAAACAAGTAAAATTAGAAAAGACAGAGAATACATTATTAAAATAGAGTATCCAGATTATTTTACCTCAGAGAAAAGGTATAAAGGAAATGACTATGTGGTTAAAGGAGTTTTACCAATCAACCCTAAATTAATTGCAGTTGATTATGGCGATGATTTAATTAAATTGTTGAATCTTAGTATCTACTTTGATTTAGATAAATATTTTATTAGGCCTGACGCTGAAGTTGAACTAGCAATGCTAATTAAAGTAATGTTAAAATACCCACAGTTAAAAGTACATATTAAATCACATACTGACAGCAGACAAAGTGATTCTTATAATTTAAAATTATCTGATTTAAGAGCAAAAGCTACTAGAAATTATATGATTAAAAAGGGAGTTCCTAAAGATAGAATATCTGCTAAAGGATACGGTGAAACTGAGTTGTTAAACAAATGTTCGAATGGGGTTCCATGTTCAAAGGAAGAACACCAACTAAATAGAAGAAGTGAGTTTATTATTATTAAATAA